A window of Pseudomonas monteilii contains these coding sequences:
- a CDS encoding Cro/Cl family transcriptional regulator — translation MSEHFAANLKLACSHYRSISEVCRQLSINRAQFNKYLSGQSQPTPYNLKRIGDFFGVEDYELSLPGEQFAQLFGARQATPATTPDGDPISELFRPLHAHAGNLSRYCGYYFEYSNCLSVPGMILLSLVHLREERGAFLFERQERQERTSSTDVQAEDWVRCRYLGAAFQLQDRLFLVDYESLTFNEMSQTILIPSFKSRITRLNGLKAGVSSGDRRNPACTRVVWEYLGTEINRISTYRQVKLYRPDDPRIDEDVRERLSSRPSNNGLFEVE, via the coding sequence ATGAGCGAACATTTCGCCGCCAATCTCAAGCTTGCCTGCAGCCATTACCGCTCCATTTCCGAGGTCTGCCGGCAGCTGTCGATCAACCGCGCCCAGTTCAACAAGTACCTCAGCGGACAGAGCCAGCCCACGCCCTACAACCTCAAGCGCATCGGCGATTTCTTCGGCGTCGAGGACTACGAGTTGAGCCTGCCCGGCGAGCAGTTCGCCCAGCTGTTCGGAGCGCGCCAGGCGACGCCGGCGACCACGCCGGACGGCGATCCGATCAGTGAGCTGTTCAGGCCCTTGCACGCCCACGCCGGCAACCTGTCACGCTACTGCGGCTACTACTTCGAGTATTCCAACTGCCTCTCGGTCCCCGGCATGATCCTGCTGTCGCTGGTGCACCTGCGTGAGGAGCGCGGCGCGTTCCTGTTCGAGCGTCAGGAACGCCAGGAACGGACCAGCAGCACCGACGTGCAGGCCGAAGACTGGGTACGCTGCCGCTACCTGGGCGCGGCCTTCCAGTTGCAGGACCGGCTGTTCCTCGTCGACTACGAGTCGCTGACCTTCAACGAGATGAGCCAGACCATCCTGATCCCCAGCTTCAAGAGCCGCATCACCCGGCTCAATGGCCTGAAGGCCGGCGTGTCCAGCGGCGACCGGCGCAACCCGGCCTGTACCCGGGTGGTCTGGGAGTACCTGGGCACCGAGATCAACCGCATCAGCACCTATCGCCAGGTGAAGCTGTATCGTCCTGACGATCCGCGTATCGATGAGGATGTGCGTGAGCGGCTGAGCAGCAGGCCTTCGAACAACGGGCTGTTCGAAGTCGAATGA
- a CDS encoding dTDP-4-dehydrorhamnose reductase: MLLGGGSALGQSLIRLGAEEDIQFLAPRPPDQGWDAASLTQLLDDHRPDALVNLAYYFDWFQAASVSEARLALQERGVERLAELCQHHQITLVQPSSYRVFDGSRATAYSEKDEPVPLGLRGQALWRIEQSVRAACPQHVLLRFGWLLDESRDGVLGRFLTRAEQPHELLLADDRRGNPTPVDDAARVILSVLKQLDCEAPLWGTYHYAGNEATTPLALGQAILSEAAQWQKLAIQAPTAQAHAARADASEEPQHAVLACKKILHTFGIKPRAWRAGLPPLLDRFYRHG, encoded by the coding sequence ATGCTGTTGGGGGGTGGAAGTGCCCTGGGGCAATCGCTGATTCGCCTCGGTGCCGAGGAAGACATTCAGTTTCTGGCGCCCAGGCCGCCTGACCAGGGGTGGGATGCCGCGAGCCTGACGCAGCTGCTCGATGATCATCGTCCCGATGCCCTGGTCAACCTGGCCTATTACTTCGACTGGTTTCAGGCCGCGTCGGTCAGCGAAGCCCGCCTGGCCTTGCAGGAGCGTGGCGTCGAGCGTCTGGCCGAGCTGTGCCAGCACCACCAGATCACCCTGGTCCAGCCTTCGAGCTACCGCGTCTTCGACGGCTCACGTGCCACGGCGTACAGCGAGAAGGACGAGCCGGTGCCGCTCGGCCTGCGCGGTCAGGCGCTCTGGCGCATCGAGCAGAGTGTACGCGCTGCCTGTCCGCAGCACGTGCTGCTGCGCTTCGGCTGGTTGCTCGACGAGAGCCGTGACGGCGTGCTCGGGCGCTTCCTGACGCGGGCCGAGCAACCCCATGAGCTGCTGCTGGCCGATGACCGGCGCGGCAACCCCACCCCGGTGGACGATGCGGCACGGGTGATCCTGTCGGTGCTCAAGCAGCTCGATTGCGAGGCGCCGTTGTGGGGGACCTACCACTATGCCGGCAACGAAGCGACCACGCCCCTGGCGCTGGGCCAGGCGATCCTGAGCGAAGCCGCGCAGTGGCAGAAACTGGCCATCCAGGCGCCCACCGCCCAGGCACACGCCGCCCGTGCCGACGCCAGCGAAGAGCCCCAGCACGCGGTGCTGGCCTGCAAGAAAATCCTCCACACCTTCGGCATCAAGCCACGCGCCTGGCGCGCCGGCCTGCCTCCTCTCCTGGATCGGTTCTATCGACATGGCTGA
- a CDS encoding NAD-dependent dehydratase codes for MADAPILITGGAGFIGSHLSDALLRQGHAVRILDDLSTGKRDNLQLHDPRLELIEGDVADAALVARAMEGCQAVVHLAAVASVQASVDDPVRTHQSNFIGTLNVCEAMRIHGVRRVVFASSAAVYGNNGEGQSIVEDTPKAPLTPYAVDKLASEQYLDFYRRQHGLEPVVFRFFNIFGPRQDPSSPYSGVISIFAERASKAVPITVFGDGEQTRDFFYVGDLVKLLVQGLTLPTVEEGAINVGLNKATSLNQLLAALGEVLGGLPAVSNGPARSGDIRHSRADNRRLLTRLRLDEPTPLVEGLALLLGR; via the coding sequence ATGGCTGACGCGCCCATTCTGATCACCGGCGGTGCCGGTTTCATTGGTTCGCACTTGAGCGACGCGCTGTTGAGGCAGGGCCATGCGGTCCGTATCCTCGACGACCTGTCCACCGGCAAGCGCGACAACCTGCAATTGCACGATCCTCGCCTCGAGCTGATCGAAGGCGACGTGGCCGACGCAGCGCTGGTCGCGCGGGCCATGGAAGGCTGCCAGGCGGTGGTGCACCTGGCCGCGGTGGCGTCCGTGCAGGCCTCGGTCGATGACCCGGTACGCACCCACCAGAGCAACTTCATCGGCACCCTGAACGTCTGCGAGGCGATGCGCATCCATGGCGTGCGGCGCGTGGTCTTCGCCTCCAGCGCGGCGGTCTACGGCAACAACGGGGAAGGTCAGTCGATCGTCGAAGACACGCCCAAGGCGCCGCTGACCCCCTATGCGGTGGACAAGCTGGCCAGCGAGCAATACCTGGACTTCTATCGCCGGCAACATGGGTTGGAGCCGGTCGTGTTCCGCTTCTTCAACATCTTCGGGCCGCGCCAGGACCCGTCCTCGCCGTACTCCGGCGTGATCAGCATCTTCGCCGAGCGTGCCAGCAAGGCGGTGCCGATCACCGTGTTCGGCGACGGCGAACAGACGCGCGACTTCTTCTATGTGGGGGATTTGGTCAAGCTGCTGGTGCAAGGGCTGACGTTGCCGACGGTGGAAGAGGGCGCCATCAACGTCGGCCTGAACAAGGCCACCTCGTTGAACCAGCTGTTGGCGGCACTGGGCGAAGTGCTGGGTGGGTTGCCTGCGGTGAGCAACGGCCCGGCGCGCTCGGGTGACATCCGGCATTCCCGGGCAGACAACCGGCGCCTGCTGACGCGGCTGCGCCTCGACGAGCCGACCCCGCTGGTGGAAGGCCTGGCTCTGCTGCTGGGGCGCTGA
- a CDS encoding peptide ABC transporter permease, producing the protein MYLLRLALASLANRRFTAFLTAFAIALSVCLLLAVERVRTEARTSFASTISGTDLIVGARSGSVNLLLYSVFRIGNATNNIRWDSYTHYANDPRVKWAIPISLGDSHRGYRVMGTTGAYFDHYRYARQQPLHIAQGRPFANDPFEVVLGADVAEALHYSLGDRLVLAHGVAAISLVKHDDKPFTVVGILERTGTPVDRTLHISLAGMEAIHVDWHNGVPARGAGRISADQARTMDLQPTAITAFMLGLNSKIATFSLQREINEFRGEPLLAILPGVALQELWSLMSTAEQALFVVSLFVVLTGLIGMLTAILTSLNERRREMAILRSVGARPWHIAGLLVLEALTLALVGILAGLALLYVGIALAQGYVQAHYGLFLPLAWPSAHEWTLLGIILGAALLMGSVPAWRAYRQSLADGLSIHL; encoded by the coding sequence ATGTACCTGCTCCGTCTTGCCCTGGCCAGCCTGGCCAATCGGCGCTTCACCGCCTTTCTGACCGCCTTCGCCATCGCTCTCTCGGTGTGCCTGCTGCTGGCGGTGGAACGGGTACGTACCGAAGCTCGTACCAGTTTCGCCAGCACCATCAGCGGCACCGACCTGATCGTCGGCGCCCGATCGGGCTCGGTGAACCTGCTGCTGTACTCGGTCTTTCGCATCGGCAACGCCACCAACAACATCCGCTGGGACAGCTACACCCATTACGCCAACGACCCGCGGGTAAAATGGGCCATCCCGATCTCCCTGGGCGATTCGCACCGGGGCTATCGTGTGATGGGCACCACGGGCGCCTACTTCGACCACTACCGCTATGCGCGCCAGCAGCCCCTGCACATCGCCCAGGGCCGCCCCTTCGCCAACGATCCGTTCGAGGTGGTGCTCGGCGCCGACGTGGCCGAGGCGCTGCATTATTCGCTGGGCGACAGGCTGGTACTGGCCCATGGCGTGGCGGCCATCAGCCTGGTCAAGCACGACGACAAACCCTTCACGGTGGTCGGCATCCTCGAGCGCACCGGCACCCCGGTCGACCGCACGCTGCACATCAGCCTGGCCGGCATGGAAGCCATTCACGTCGATTGGCACAACGGTGTGCCTGCGCGGGGTGCGGGCCGGATCAGCGCGGATCAGGCGCGCACCATGGACCTGCAGCCGACCGCCATCACGGCGTTCATGCTGGGCCTGAACAGCAAGATCGCCACCTTCAGCCTGCAGCGCGAGATCAACGAATTCCGGGGCGAGCCCTTGCTGGCCATTCTGCCCGGCGTCGCCCTGCAGGAACTGTGGAGCCTGATGAGCACGGCCGAGCAGGCGCTGTTCGTGGTCTCGCTGTTCGTGGTACTGACCGGCTTGATCGGCATGCTCACGGCGATTCTCACCAGCCTCAACGAACGGCGTCGGGAAATGGCCATCCTGCGCTCGGTCGGCGCCCGCCCCTGGCACATCGCGGGGCTGCTGGTGCTCGAAGCGCTGACCCTGGCCCTGGTCGGCATCCTGGCCGGGCTGGCCCTGCTCTATGTCGGCATCGCGCTGGCGCAAGGCTACGTACAGGCCCACTATGGGCTGTTCCTGCCCCTGGCCTGGCCCAGTGCCCACGAATGGACCTTGCTGGGTATCATCCTGGGCGCGGCCTTGCTGATGGGCAGCGTGCCGGCCTGGCGTGCCTACCGGCAATCGTTGGCCGATGGTTTGTCCATTCACCTGTGA
- a CDS encoding methionine ABC transporter ATP-binding protein → MGTPLIELRDLSFAWPGQPPLLDIAAFDLQAGETLFLKGPSGSGKTTLLGLLGGVNRPDRGSVRLLGQPLEALGQGARDRFRVDHTGYIFQQFNLLPFLSVRENVELPCRFSRSRAERASQRHGSVERAASALLTHLGLKDEALQTRRADTLSIGQQQRVAAARALIGQPELIIADEPTSALDADTREAFLQLLFAECQSAGASLLFVSHDQSLAPLFDRHLSLAELNRASTPQEA, encoded by the coding sequence ATGGGGACGCCGCTGATCGAGTTGCGTGACCTGTCCTTTGCCTGGCCAGGTCAGCCGCCTTTGCTGGACATCGCCGCGTTCGACCTGCAGGCAGGCGAAACCCTGTTTCTCAAGGGCCCCAGCGGCAGCGGCAAGACCACGCTGCTGGGCCTGCTCGGCGGCGTCAACCGGCCAGACCGCGGCAGTGTTCGTCTGCTCGGGCAACCGTTGGAGGCGCTGGGTCAGGGCGCCCGGGATCGCTTCCGGGTCGACCACACCGGCTACATCTTCCAGCAGTTCAACCTGCTGCCATTCCTGTCGGTGCGCGAAAACGTCGAGCTGCCCTGCCGCTTCTCGCGCAGCCGCGCCGAACGTGCCTCGCAACGGCATGGCAGCGTGGAGCGTGCCGCGTCCGCTTTGCTGACGCACCTGGGACTGAAGGACGAGGCGCTGCAGACGCGGCGGGCCGACACGCTGTCAATCGGCCAGCAGCAACGGGTCGCAGCCGCACGGGCCCTGATCGGCCAGCCCGAGCTGATCATCGCCGACGAACCCACCTCGGCGCTGGATGCCGACACGCGCGAAGCCTTCCTCCAGCTGCTCTTCGCCGAATGCCAAAGTGCGGGCGCCAGCCTGCTGTTCGTCAGCCACGACCAGAGTCTGGCCCCCCTGTTCGACCGTCATCTGTCGCTGGCCGAGCTCAACCGCGCCAGTACGCCCCAGGAGGCTTGA
- a CDS encoding zinc-binding protein, whose amino-acid sequence MRRLLLALPFALLPLTAAVAHDAHDHEHGTLGAHEHGVASLNVALDGNTLELELDSPAMNLVGFEHAAASDADKATVARVREQLADPRTLFTLNDAAGCSVTQQTLESPLFGQAPAAHEHAHEKPDAHAHEHEHAHSDIHAHYALTCTTPGALTQLDLAPLFQHFPATRTLHVQLIGPNGQKGLEATATQAKVAF is encoded by the coding sequence ATGCGTCGTCTGTTGCTTGCCCTGCCTTTTGCGTTGCTGCCCCTGACCGCCGCCGTCGCGCACGACGCGCATGACCACGAACACGGTACCCTTGGCGCCCACGAGCACGGGGTTGCCAGCTTGAACGTGGCCCTCGATGGCAACACGCTCGAATTGGAACTGGACAGCCCGGCGATGAACCTGGTCGGCTTCGAGCATGCCGCCGCCTCCGACGCGGACAAGGCCACGGTGGCCCGTGTGCGTGAGCAACTGGCCGACCCACGGACCCTGTTCACCCTGAACGACGCCGCGGGCTGCAGCGTCACGCAGCAGACCTTGGAAAGCCCTCTTTTCGGCCAGGCACCCGCTGCCCATGAGCATGCACACGAAAAGCCCGACGCGCATGCCCATGAGCACGAGCACGCGCACAGCGACATCCACGCCCACTACGCCTTGACCTGCACCACGCCGGGCGCCCTCACCCAGCTCGACCTGGCGCCTCTGTTCCAGCACTTCCCGGCCACGCGTACGCTGCACGTCCAGCTCATAGGCCCCAACGGTCAGAAGGGGCTGGAGGCTACCGCCACCCAGGCCAAGGTCGCGTTCTAA
- a CDS encoding co-chaperone YbbN — translation MSQETPYIFDATDATFEQLVIENSFHKPVLVDFWAEWCAPCKALMPLLAKIAEDYQGELLLAKMDCDAEQQIVAQLGIRSLPTVVLFKDGQPVDGFSGAQPESAIRALLEPHVQRPEAPAASPLEQAKALFADSRFAEAEAILVALLGEDNSNAEALIYYARCLAERNELDEAQTVLEAVKTDEHKAALAGAKAQLTFLRQAASLPEAADLKARLAQNPDDDEAAYQLCIQQLARQQYEAALEGLLKLFQRNRGYGEGLPHKSLLQVFELLGNDHPLVGTYRRKLFAALY, via the coding sequence ATGAGCCAAGAGACGCCGTACATTTTCGATGCCACCGACGCCACGTTCGAACAGCTGGTGATCGAGAACTCGTTCCACAAGCCGGTCCTGGTGGACTTCTGGGCCGAATGGTGCGCACCGTGCAAGGCGCTGATGCCGCTGCTGGCCAAGATCGCCGAGGATTACCAGGGCGAGCTGCTGCTGGCCAAGATGGACTGTGACGCCGAGCAGCAGATCGTCGCGCAGCTGGGTATCCGCAGCCTGCCGACGGTGGTGCTGTTCAAGGACGGTCAACCGGTCGACGGGTTCTCGGGCGCTCAGCCGGAGTCGGCGATCCGCGCCTTGCTCGAGCCCCACGTACAACGGCCTGAAGCACCTGCTGCCTCGCCCTTGGAGCAGGCCAAGGCATTGTTCGCCGACAGCCGCTTCGCCGAGGCCGAAGCGATACTGGTCGCGCTGCTGGGCGAAGACAACAGCAACGCCGAAGCCCTGATCTATTACGCCCGCTGCCTGGCCGAGCGCAACGAACTGGATGAAGCGCAGACGGTGCTGGAAGCGGTCAAGACCGATGAGCACAAGGCCGCACTGGCCGGCGCCAAGGCCCAGCTGACCTTCCTGCGCCAGGCCGCCAGCCTGCCGGAGGCCGCCGACCTCAAGGCGCGACTGGCGCAGAACCCGGACGATGACGAAGCCGCCTACCAGCTGTGCATCCAGCAGCTGGCGCGTCAGCAGTATGAGGCAGCCCTCGAAGGCCTGCTCAAGCTGTTCCAGCGCAACCGGGGCTATGGCGAAGGCTTGCCGCACAAGTCGCTGCTGCAGGTGTTCGAGCTGCTGGGCAACGATCACCCTTTGGTCGGCACCTACCGACGCAAGCTGTTCGCTGCCCTGTACTGA
- a CDS encoding methyltransferase: MGLDVLQRALGEVIDQAQLSVTPLPGSDLALWLIDAQDMNRAFSPAETQRILETPPYWGFCWASGLALARFLAEHPHWVRGKRVLDVGAGSGIAGIAAARAGAREVVACDLDPLALRACRANAALNGVELQYSEDFFAHQDGFDLILAADVLYDRANLPLLDQFPLRSRDTLVADSRVRDFRHRLYRAPGTLDALTLPDLAEPHEFRRVSLYHASGEPL; encoded by the coding sequence ATGGGCCTGGACGTCCTGCAACGCGCCCTGGGCGAGGTGATCGACCAGGCGCAGCTGAGCGTCACGCCGCTTCCAGGCAGCGACCTGGCCCTGTGGCTGATCGATGCGCAGGACATGAACCGCGCCTTCAGCCCGGCTGAAACGCAGCGCATCCTCGAGACACCGCCTTACTGGGGCTTCTGCTGGGCCAGTGGGTTGGCGCTGGCGCGCTTTCTGGCCGAGCATCCGCATTGGGTGCGTGGCAAGCGCGTGCTGGATGTCGGCGCCGGCTCGGGCATTGCCGGGATCGCCGCCGCCCGTGCCGGCGCACGCGAGGTGGTGGCCTGCGACCTCGACCCGCTGGCGTTGCGCGCCTGTCGGGCCAATGCCGCGCTCAATGGCGTCGAGCTGCAGTACAGCGAGGACTTTTTCGCGCACCAGGACGGCTTCGACCTGATCCTGGCAGCCGACGTGCTGTACGACCGCGCCAACCTGCCCCTGCTCGACCAGTTCCCGCTGCGAAGCCGCGACACGCTGGTGGCGGACTCGCGGGTCCGCGACTTCCGCCACCGCCTTTATCGGGCGCCCGGCACGCTGGACGCCCTGACCTTGCCGGACTTGGCCGAGCCGCACGAATTCCGCCGCGTCAGCCTGTACCACGCCAGCGGCGAGCCTTTATAG
- a CDS encoding NrdR family transcriptional regulator has product MHCPFCGANDTKVIDSRLVAEGEQVRRRRECVACGERFTTFETAELVLPRLIKQDGTRQPFDEDKLRAGMQRALEKRPVSVERLEAALAHIKHRLRATGEREVKSLVVGELVMAELRKLDEVAYIRFASVYRSFRDLEEFREEIDRLAREPAKE; this is encoded by the coding sequence ATGCACTGTCCATTTTGCGGTGCCAACGACACCAAGGTCATCGACTCGCGCCTGGTTGCCGAAGGCGAACAGGTCCGTCGCCGACGCGAGTGCGTCGCCTGTGGCGAACGTTTCACCACCTTCGAGACCGCCGAACTGGTGCTGCCGCGGCTGATCAAGCAGGACGGCACACGTCAGCCCTTCGATGAGGACAAGCTGCGTGCCGGCATGCAGCGCGCGCTGGAAAAGCGCCCGGTCAGCGTCGAACGCCTGGAGGCCGCCCTGGCGCACATCAAGCACCGGCTGCGAGCCACGGGTGAACGCGAGGTCAAGTCGCTGGTGGTCGGCGAGCTGGTGATGGCCGAGCTGCGCAAGCTCGACGAGGTGGCCTACATCCGGTTTGCCTCCGTCTACCGCAGCTTCCGCGACCTCGAAGAATTCCGCGAAGAAATCGACCGACTGGCCCGCGAGCCGGCCAAAGAGTGA
- a CDS encoding bifunctional diaminohydroxyphosphoribosylaminopyrimidine deaminase/5-amino-6-(5-phosphoribosylamino)uracil reductase has translation MSSQTAILDAHYMARALELARKGLYSTHPNPRVGCVIVRDGEVVGEGWHVRAGEPHAEVHALRQAGERAQGGCAYVTLEPCSHQGRTPPCANALIEAGVARVVAAMRDPNPQVAGQGLQRLAAAGIEVHSGVLETEARALNPGFLKRMEQGLPFVRAKLAMSLDGRTAMASGESQWITGPAARSAVQRLRARSSAVLTSAASVLMDGARMTVRGAELGLDAEGTELALSRPPVRIVIDGRLRLPLDAPFYQAGPALVVTAQPVDPAYAAAGHELLSLPGEAGRVDLAALLNVLAARGLHEILLEAGAGLVGAFAQQGAIDEYQLFVAGTFLGSTARPLLDWPLSRMDQAPRLTITDMRAVGDDWRITAIPKAADGV, from the coding sequence ATGTCCAGCCAGACCGCGATCCTCGACGCCCATTACATGGCCCGCGCCCTCGAACTGGCGCGCAAGGGGCTCTACAGCACCCACCCCAACCCTCGGGTCGGCTGCGTGATCGTGCGTGACGGCGAGGTGGTGGGCGAGGGCTGGCACGTGCGCGCGGGCGAACCCCACGCCGAAGTCCATGCGCTGCGCCAGGCAGGGGAGCGCGCGCAGGGGGGCTGCGCCTACGTCACCCTCGAGCCGTGCAGCCATCAGGGCCGCACGCCGCCCTGCGCCAACGCGCTGATCGAGGCGGGCGTGGCCCGTGTGGTGGCCGCCATGCGTGACCCCAATCCGCAGGTGGCCGGGCAGGGCCTGCAGCGCTTGGCCGCAGCCGGCATCGAGGTGCACAGTGGCGTGCTCGAGACCGAGGCGCGGGCGCTCAATCCTGGTTTTCTCAAACGCATGGAGCAGGGCCTGCCGTTCGTGCGCGCCAAGCTGGCCATGAGCCTGGATGGCCGCACCGCCATGGCCAGCGGCGAAAGCCAGTGGATCACCGGCCCCGCCGCCCGCAGTGCCGTGCAGCGCCTGCGCGCCCGCTCCAGCGCCGTGCTGACCAGCGCCGCCAGTGTGCTGATGGACGGTGCCCGCATGACCGTGCGCGGGGCCGAACTGGGCCTGGACGCCGAAGGCACTGAATTGGCCTTGTCGCGACCGCCGGTGCGTATTGTGATCGACGGGCGTCTGCGCCTGCCGCTGGACGCGCCGTTCTACCAGGCCGGGCCCGCTCTGGTGGTGACCGCACAACCGGTCGACCCGGCCTATGCCGCGGCGGGCCACGAACTGTTGAGCCTGCCTGGCGAGGCGGGCCGCGTCGACCTGGCGGCGCTGCTGAACGTGCTGGCCGCGCGTGGGTTGCACGAGATTCTGCTCGAGGCGGGTGCCGGCCTGGTCGGCGCCTTCGCCCAGCAGGGAGCGATCGACGAATACCAGCTGTTCGTCGCCGGCACCTTCCTGGGCTCCACCGCCCGACCGTTGCTCGACTGGCCCTTGTCGCGGATGGACCAGGCACCCCGACTGACCATCACCGACATGCGCGCCGTCGGCGATGACTGGCGCATCACGGCCATCCCCAAGGCGGCCGACGGCGTATAA
- a CDS encoding riboflavin synthase subunit alpha → MFTGIIESIGSIRSLSPQGGDYRVHVQTGKLDLGDVKLGDSIAVNGVCLTAVELPGDGFCADVSRETLARTAFTELKNGSRVNLEKALTPTTRLGGHLVSGHVDGVGEIISRSDNARAIQFRVRAPKELAKYIAHKGSITVDGTSLTVNEVDGAEFELTIVPHTLSETIMADYRPGRRVNLEVDLLARYLERLLLGDKAAESSKGSGITESFLAANGYLKS, encoded by the coding sequence ATGTTCACAGGCATCATCGAATCGATCGGCAGTATCCGCAGCCTGTCTCCACAGGGTGGCGACTACCGTGTGCACGTCCAGACCGGCAAGCTCGACCTGGGCGACGTCAAGCTGGGCGACAGCATCGCCGTCAACGGCGTCTGCCTGACCGCCGTGGAGCTGCCAGGCGACGGTTTCTGCGCCGACGTCAGCCGCGAGACCCTGGCCCGTACCGCCTTCACCGAGCTGAAGAACGGCAGCCGCGTCAACCTCGAGAAAGCCCTGACGCCGACCACCCGCCTGGGCGGTCACCTGGTCAGCGGCCACGTCGACGGCGTCGGCGAAATCATTTCGCGCAGCGATAACGCCCGCGCCATCCAGTTCCGCGTACGCGCACCCAAGGAGCTGGCCAAGTACATCGCCCACAAGGGCTCGATCACCGTCGACGGCACCAGCCTGACGGTCAACGAGGTCGATGGCGCCGAATTCGAGCTGACCATCGTCCCGCACACCCTGTCCGAAACCATCATGGCCGACTACCGCCCAGGGCGTCGGGTGAACCTTGAGGTCGACCTGCTGGCCCGTTACCTGGAGCGCCTGCTGCTGGGCGACAAGGCCGCCGAGTCGAGCAAGGGCAGTGGCATCACCGAAAGCTTCCTGGCCGCCAACGGCTACCTGAAATCCTGA
- a CDS encoding 3,4-dihydroxy-2-butanone 4-phosphate synthase (bifunctional enzyme DHBP synthase/GTP cyclohydrolase II-like protein; functions in riboflavin synthesis) produces MALDSIEELVEDIRQGKMVILMDDEDRENEGDIIMAAECCQAEHINFMAKHARGLICMPMTRERCETLKLPLMAPRNGSGFGTKFTVSIEAAEGVTTGISAADRARTVQAAAARDAKAEDIVSPGHIFPLMAQPGGVLARAGHTEAACDLARMAGFEASGVICEVMNDDGTMSRRPELEAFAAQHGIRIGTIADLIHYRMIHERTVQRVTEQVMDTELGPFNLVTYRDSVEGDVHMALTLGEIRAEEPTLVRVHNMDPLRDLMLVKSPGRWSLRAAMGAVAEAGSGVVLLLGHPLDGDLLLAHIREAAGEAQPKTPTTYSTVGAGSQILRDLGVRKMRLMSSPMKFNAISGFDLEVVEYVPSE; encoded by the coding sequence GTGGCGCTCGACAGTATCGAAGAGCTGGTGGAAGACATCCGCCAAGGCAAGATGGTCATCCTCATGGATGACGAAGACCGCGAGAACGAAGGCGACATCATCATGGCCGCCGAGTGCTGCCAGGCCGAGCACATCAACTTCATGGCCAAGCATGCCCGTGGCCTGATCTGCATGCCGATGACCCGCGAGCGCTGCGAAACGCTCAAGCTGCCGCTGATGGCGCCGCGCAACGGTTCGGGCTTCGGCACCAAGTTCACCGTGTCGATCGAGGCCGCCGAAGGCGTCACCACCGGCATCTCGGCCGCCGACCGCGCCCGTACCGTGCAGGCCGCCGCCGCACGCGATGCCAAGGCCGAGGACATCGTCAGCCCAGGGCACATCTTCCCGCTGATGGCCCAGCCCGGTGGCGTGCTGGCGCGTGCCGGCCACACCGAAGCCGCCTGCGACCTGGCGCGCATGGCCGGGTTCGAGGCCAGCGGCGTGATCTGCGAAGTGATGAACGACGACGGCACCATGTCCCGTCGCCCGGAGCTGGAGGCGTTCGCCGCCCAGCACGGCATCCGCATCGGCACCATCGCCGACCTGATCCACTACCGCATGATCCATGAGCGTACCGTTCAGCGGGTCACCGAGCAGGTGATGGACACCGAGCTGGGCCCGTTCAACCTGGTCACCTACCGCGATTCGGTCGAAGGCGACGTGCACATGGCCTTGACCCTGGGCGAGATCCGCGCCGAGGAGCCGACCCTGGTGCGCGTGCACAACATGGACCCGCTGCGCGACCTGATGCTGGTCAAGAGCCCCGGCCGCTGGAGCCTGCGTGCGGCCATGGGCGCCGTGGCCGAGGCCGGCAGCGGCGTGGTGCTGCTGCTCGGTCATCCGCTGGACGGCGACCTGCTGCTGGCGCACATCCGCGAAGCCGCGGGCGAGGCACAGCCCAAGACGCCGACCACCTACAGCACCGTCGGTGCCGGTTCGCAGATCCTGCGCGACCTCGGTGTGCGCAAGATGCGCCTGATGAGCTCGCCGATGAAGTTCAATGCGATATCCGGATTCGATCTGGAAGTTGTAGAATACGTGCCCTCCGAGTGA